CCCCCTGATAGCGGAGTCGGCTTCCATTCTTTGCACCAGCCAGATAATCGGAATGATCTTTCACACTCGCTGCATGAGTCCCGTATTTTCGAAATATGGCAACCTCAGTATACATGTTGCCATCCTTATCATACTCGATCGTCTTTTTCTTATATGTCGTCCCCTTCCAGTCCGAACTCCAGGTATTTCCAGACAAAGAGGCTTTCATACCGAACAGATTGTTTGCCTGCATGGCAAGCTCCGTAGATCCATAACCGCTCTCCAGTATCGCCTGTGCCGTTGTCACAGAGGCCAGAATGCCCGTCTTTTGCATATCTTTATGTGCTATGGGACCGATATATGCGACAAATTCTGCCTCTGTCATCTTCCGGCTCTGCAGAACACCTTCTGCGTCAAACAGGTATTCCTGTCCCGCAATGTTTTTCCAGCCGCTATACATCTGACCTTTCGCCCCTGCAGTTCCTCCCATCTGGAAATAGTAGGTATTCTCCCCGAGTGTCCTCCATCCGGTATACATCATCCCTCGTTCAGAGGGACCTCCTCCGATCTGGAAGTAGTATTTTTTGCCGTTCATCAGCCTCCAGCCGGTATACAATTTACCCACATTTCCATCCGCGTTTCCCATCTGGAAGTAATAGACCCTGTTGTTCATGGTCCTCCACCCGGTATACATCCGGCCTTTCTCACCTTCATTTCCACCCATTTGGAAATAATAGGTATTTCCATTAAGATTCCTCCAGCCGGTATACAGCATCCCGCGCTCTCCCAGGTCTCCGCCGATCTGGAAATAGTATTTTTTTCCATTCATCAGCCTCCAGCCGGTATACAGCTTGCCCATATTTCCATCCGCGTTTCCTTTCTGGAAATAATAGACTCGATTGTTCAAAGTCTGCCAGCCGGTCTTCATCGCGCCTTTGCTACCCGGAGCTCCCGTCTCTGTCAGATAATATGTACCGCTTTTGATCGTGATCCAGCCCGTTTTCATCCAACCTGCCGCATCAAAATAATACCATTTAGAATCAATCAGCTTCCACCCGTCGGCTGGATAACTTCCGTCTTGATTTTGGTACCAGATTCGTCCGTCTGCTGCTGTTACCCATCCGGCTTTCACTCTTGCCGTCATCAGATCTGACGGCTCCTGGGAGATCTCTGACTCTTCCTGCTGGATTTCCGGTGTCTCTGTGATCTCTGTCTCTCCGGTTATAACCGGTTCTTCGGTAGCCTCAGGTTCTCCGGTGATTTCTGGTTCCCCGGTTATATCCGGCTCTTCTGGTTCCGTTGTGACAGATACCTCGGGTTCTTCCCCTGTCTCAGAATTCAGTTCCTCCCCGAATGTCTGCCCGGGAACCATCAAAAATGCCATGCAGCTGATCAGTACTCCCGCCAGTATTCTTTTTCCTCTTCTCATATGATGCTGTTCCATTGTCCTCCCCTTCCTATTTTACAGTCCCTCAATCTGCAAAATATTTCATCAGTCTGCGTATTTTGATTAAGTCCTACGTTATTATACAATTATTACATTTCTTTTACAATATTGTTTTCTGCTTTTTTCTTATCAACATCGTAATCAATCCCATATTTTACCATAAAAAAGGCTGAATCTCTCTGAATTTCGAGAGATTTCAGCCTTTTATTTTCGTTCCGTCTATCCGGTCAGATAATAATGCAGACCAGCCCGCCCTTGCTGTCGTTCACAATTTTCTGCATGGTATCCTGAAGTTTCACCTGGCTTTCATCGCTGATCTGTGCAATCTTCGTCCGGATTCCATCTTCCACCAGCTGTTCGATCGATTTTCCAAAAATATTAGTCTGCCAGATTCCTTCCTCCTGATTGGCACTGTCTTTGATATAAGCGATCAGGTCTTTCGCCTGCTGTTCGCTTCCCACGATCGGAGCGATCTCGGTCTCGATATTTGCCTTGATCATATGAATCGACGGGCTTGCCGATTTAATCTTGACTCCGAACTTACTGCCCTGACGAATGATCGCCGGTTCTTCCAGCTCAATCTCGTCTTTCTCCGGGATCACAACGCCGTATCCGCAGCCGCGGACCGATTCGATTGCGTGCTGTACTTTCATATACTCTTTCTTCATCTGGGACATTTCTTTCAGAATATGGATCAGCTGATACTCTCCTTCAATCTCCACGCCTGTCATC
The Ruminococcus gauvreauii genome window above contains:
- a CDS encoding glucosaminidase domain-containing protein, giving the protein MEQHHMRRGKRILAGVLISCMAFLMVPGQTFGEELNSETGEEPEVSVTTEPEEPDITGEPEITGEPEATEEPVITGETEITETPEIQQEESEISQEPSDLMTARVKAGWVTAADGRIWYQNQDGSYPADGWKLIDSKWYYFDAAGWMKTGWITIKSGTYYLTETGAPGSKGAMKTGWQTLNNRVYYFQKGNADGNMGKLYTGWRLMNGKKYYFQIGGDLGERGMLYTGWRNLNGNTYYFQMGGNEGEKGRMYTGWRTMNNRVYYFQMGNADGNVGKLYTGWRLMNGKKYYFQIGGGPSERGMMYTGWRTLGENTYYFQMGGTAGAKGQMYSGWKNIAGQEYLFDAEGVLQSRKMTEAEFVAYIGPIAHKDMQKTGILASVTTAQAILESGYGSTELAMQANNLFGMKASLSGNTWSSDWKGTTYKKKTIEYDKDGNMYTEVAIFRKYGTHAASVKDHSDYLAGAKNGSRLRYQGVVGNKNYKKTVELIKKGGYATDPNYVDKLCDIIERWDLTQYD